Below is a genomic region from Candidatus Hydrogenedentota bacterium.
GAGGTTATGCCACGAGGATTTCTCGCGATCACACTGTGTATTCGGAGTACGGCCTAGTCTTTCGCAATAAGTCTCGCGAACGAACTGGTTACGAGAGAAGGTCCGGTGTGTTCGTGAGAAATCCGGGATAGCGGAGGTTTTTTCTATGGTGTCTCGATTATCGCTGATTCGCGTTCTTGCGCTGATGCTTCTGGCTTCAGGCGTTGCGTCGGCGCAGTCTATAGCAAGCGCGCGCATTCAGCCGTGGCCCGACAACCCGCGCTATTGGGCCTACAAAGGGAAGCCCATCGTATTGTTGGGAGGCTCCAAGGAAGACAACCTCTTTCAGATTCCCGATTTGGCTGAGCATCTCGACATCCTTGCAGATGCCGGCGGAAACTACGTTCGAAATACGATGAGTTCGCGTGACGAGGGGAATGTGTGGCCTTTCCAGAAGCGGGAAGACGGGAAGTATGACTTAGAACAACTCAACGACGAGTATTTCGACCGGCTCGAATCGTTGCTTCAACTTGCTCGCGATCGCGACATCATCGTGCAGATTGAGCTTTGGGATCGGTTCGATTTCGCCATGAAGTACTGGCAGGCCAATCCGTTCCGCCCCGCCAACAACGTCAACTACACACCCGAGGCGAGCCGCCTTAAGAACGATTACCCGGATCACCCCGGCAACAATGCCAATCCCTTTTTCCGGACAGTCCCGTCGCTGGAGAACAACGAAACGGTTCTAAAGTACCAGCGGGCACAAGTGGACCGAATGCTGTCGGTGTCGCTGCGCTTTCCCAACGTTTTGTATTGCATGGACAACGAAACCAGCGGCAAGCCCGAATGGGGTGCGTATTGGAGCGAGTACATCAAGAAGAAAGCGGCGGAGTTGAGCGTCGATGTGTACACGACGGAAATGTGGGATGCCTGGGACCTAAAGGATCCGATTCACCGACATACGCTTGACCACCCCGAAACGTACGCGTTCGCGGACATCTCGCAGAACAACCATAACAAAGGGCAGGCGCATTGGGATAACCTCGCGTGGGTGCGCGAACGGATCGCCTCGCATCCTCGCCCCCTCAATTGCGTGAAAATCTACGGGGCGGATACCGGCAAATTCGGGACTGGCCAGGATGGGCTCGAACGGTTTTGGCGGGGGCTGATCGGCGGAGCCGCCGGAGTACGCTTTCACCGGCCGGATTCCGGGCTTGGCTTGAATGAATTAGCCCAGGCTAATATCCGCAGCGCGCGAATGCTCGCGGACGTCTTCGAGTTTCCGCGCGCCACACCGGATGCCGCCAGCAAGCTGCTCCTTCAGCGTGAACCCAACGAAGCCTATGTCTCGCGTGTCGATACCGACCAGTACGTAGTGTACTTTCCCAAGGAAGGGTCCGTGCAGTTGGATCTCTCCGGCCACGGCGATTCCCTGTCTCTCCGGTGGCTTGACATTCTTCATAATGAATGGGGTGATTGGCAAGATATTGGTAATAAATCAGTTATTGAACTCAAACCTCCTGCGAACGGCATGTGGATTGCCCTCATTGCGAAACCTTGAGCCGAGCCTCCGGGAATGACTCTTCAAGTCGCAGGGTTTACTGCGTGCTCGTAGCAGAATTCGAGTCTCGGCGTTGACCGACTCGAATGCGCTGTGCTAGATTAAGCCGCCATGCCCCCTAGGGTAAGGCCCGGGCCGGGTTTCTTGCACGGGAATCCGGCATCCTGACGGTTGGTCAGGATGGGGTGTTTCCGTGGCTGGCGTGCGCAGGAATCGTATGCAGTGCCGCGAATGCGGCTGAGTATGAAGAATGTTGGTTTGCGGCGCCTTTGGCGGCGGAACATGGTCGGTTGGGCTGGGCCTAATCACAACTGTGGAGGAGTATAAGTACCATGGCAGACTCGGTGGCAGGTTTCTTCGCGGAACTCTCCGGGAAGGTGGACCCGACAAAGATTGGGGGCATGAACGCCACGTACCAGTTCGACATCCAGGGTGAGGGTGGCGGCCAATGGTACGTCAAGATTGCCGAAGGCAAGGCGGAAGTAAACCAGGGCGTGTCGGAGTCTCCCAGCATCACGCTTACGGCGTCGGACGAAAACTGGCTTAAGATTGTCACCGGACAGCTTAGCGGCCAGACGGCGTTTCTTACCGGCAAGCTCAAGATCAAGGGTGACATGAGCCTTGCCATGAAGCTCCAAAGCGTATTCGCGCTCGGTTAAATCGTACCGGCGGAGGAGCTGCAGTCTTGCGGTTCCTCCGCCGTTTTACGTACCTATCTGGCATGTGTCGTCTCGTGCCATGCGTGATGGTATTGACCCTGCTTGCCGCGGCGTGCGGGGGGCGCACTCAGAACGCCACACTCCCTCCTCCCTCGAACGAAATCCTGACCACATCAGATGGCTACCGTATCGCGGCTACTTTGTATCCCGCGGAGAAGCCCGGTTCCCCGGGCTTAGTCCTCGTTCACATGCTTGGCGCCGACCGGAGCATCTGGGAAGGTTTTGCGCGTCGTGCGCAACGTGAAGGCTATTCGTCGCTGGCCATTGACTTGCGCGGCCACGGAGATTCGCGAGGCCCCGGCGATACGGACCTGTCATACAAGTCATTTGACACCGGAGAGTGGCTTAAGGCGCTTCAGGACATCGATGCCGCCAAATCCGCCCTGCTGAAACGCGGTAACGATCCTGAGAACATCGCCATCGTGGGCGCAAGCATTGGCGCAAATCTCGCGTTGCGGTATGCGGTTGAACACGCAGACATCCAAGCCGTCGTGATGCTGTCGCCAGGGCTCGACTACCACGGAATCGAAATCGAACCCGATATGGTTGCCTACGGAAAACGTCCGTCCTTGATGCTCACATCGACAGGCGACTCTTACTCCGCTTCGTCCTGTTCTACGCTCAAAGCGCTCGCTCCGGGTTTCTGTGAGCTCCGGGAGTATGGAGGCGCCGCCCATGGGACTGACATACTGGATGCCGAACCTGCCAGTGTCGACCAGGTCTTCCTGTGGCTTACGCACATCATCGGCCCTCAGGCGGCCGCGTCCAACCGGGCCGGCGCTCGGTAGTCTGGAGTGAAAAGGCCGGGGCTTGTTGCGCTAAGAGCTGACTATTCACCAACGGTTCATTGTTGACACGCAACCGGACCAGTGATACTCTGAATTCAGTAGGGTCAGTGTGACATCGGATTTTTTGTGACAAGTCCGATTATGGAGCGGCGCGGAGAAGTGTCTCTAGCCCGCGAGCAAGGAAATCACGTCATGAAACGTAAACAGGCTGGGTTTACTCTCGTTGAACTGCTCGTCGTGGTGAGCATCATTGGGATTCTAGCCGCCATCTTGCTTCCGGCTTTGGCGCGTGCGCGCGAGGCGGCCCGCCGGGCTCACTGCACAAACAACCTGAAGCAAATGGGTCTTGTTTTCACGATGTATTCTAGCGAGAACTCGGACTTGCTCCCGCCCGGCGCGGCCAATGGCTACTGGGGCGAGCGAATCTTCACCACAACGCAGACCACGGGGAATCTCTACTACAACCGTCAGTTGGTCCGAAACAACTTCATTTTCGACACGAAATCGGTTTTCCCGGATTATCTGGACAGCCTTGAAGTGCTTATTTGCCGGTCCGGGTTACCCGCTCACGGCGGTGCTACCGACCGCTGGTACATGGATGAGACCTTTGCGCCAGAACATTTGGATCCCAATCTGTACACCAACATCCCCAATACGGACCCGAACCAGGATAACCCGTATTATTGGGATCTGAAGAAGCTTGAAGGACTCCGACCCGACGTCGATTGCGTCACGAACCAGATGTACACGTATTTGCCGTATGCGGTGGTCACGGAAGAGCAGGGGCTCTTCCTCGTGGATGAATTGTCCCGTCTGATGGTGCTCGGCGTGACCGATTTCATGAACCGCGATCTGGCGGTGCCAGGCGGGCATGGGCCGGGAGGAAGCGACACGTTTTATCGCACGCGCTCGGGCGTGGGCAGGTTGTTCATTCGGGATATCAACAACGCGGCAATGACGTCCGTCTCCGAGAGCGAAATTCCGGTGATGTTCGATTCGGTTTCGGAGCAAGGGCTCGTCGTTCCCAACCATCAGCCGATTGGCGGTAATGTGTTGTATCTAGACGGTCACGTCGAGAACAAGAGGTACCCCGACACCTACGCAAAACTGCCCTACACGGCAAACTTCATCGAATTCCTGCGCTTGAACGTATACGACAATTTCCCGCTGCTCAACGTTCCGCCGTGGTGCGGCAACCGATTGCCGGGAACGACATTCGAACCGCGCTACTGGTACTACCCCAACGATCCGTATTACACCGGATTGAATCTGCCTCCGTCATCGTTCTGACCAGGGCTCAGGTAGCGAACGAAGCGACTCCAGAAACGTAGGGTAGGCCAGAACACGAAAAAGGGGGGTGCCCTTGTGCGGGAAAGGGATTTGGGCAGAGCGCCGGAGTCCGGTCTTGCATGCGCTGCGGGCCGG
It encodes:
- a CDS encoding prepilin-type N-terminal cleavage/methylation domain-containing protein produces the protein MKRKQAGFTLVELLVVVSIIGILAAILLPALARAREAARRAHCTNNLKQMGLVFTMYSSENSDLLPPGAANGYWGERIFTTTQTTGNLYYNRQLVRNNFIFDTKSVFPDYLDSLEVLICRSGLPAHGGATDRWYMDETFAPEHLDPNLYTNIPNTDPNQDNPYYWDLKKLEGLRPDVDCVTNQMYTYLPYAVVTEEQGLFLVDELSRLMVLGVTDFMNRDLAVPGGHGPGGSDTFYRTRSGVGRLFIRDINNAAMTSVSESEIPVMFDSVSEQGLVVPNHQPIGGNVLYLDGHVENKRYPDTYAKLPYTANFIEFLRLNVYDNFPLLNVPPWCGNRLPGTTFEPRYWYYPNDPYYTGLNLPPSSF
- a CDS encoding alpha/beta hydrolase, whose translation is MRFLRRFTYLSGMCRLVPCVMVLTLLAAACGGRTQNATLPPPSNEILTTSDGYRIAATLYPAEKPGSPGLVLVHMLGADRSIWEGFARRAQREGYSSLAIDLRGHGDSRGPGDTDLSYKSFDTGEWLKALQDIDAAKSALLKRGNDPENIAIVGASIGANLALRYAVEHADIQAVVMLSPGLDYHGIEIEPDMVAYGKRPSLMLTSTGDSYSASSCSTLKALAPGFCELREYGGAAHGTDILDAEPASVDQVFLWLTHIIGPQAAASNRAGAR
- a CDS encoding SCP2 sterol-binding domain-containing protein → MADSVAGFFAELSGKVDPTKIGGMNATYQFDIQGEGGGQWYVKIAEGKAEVNQGVSESPSITLTASDENWLKIVTGQLSGQTAFLTGKLKIKGDMSLAMKLQSVFALG